The sequence below is a genomic window from Ipomoea triloba cultivar NCNSP0323 chromosome 10, ASM357664v1.
AGATGGAAACAGGGTTGTTTCTGTCACAAACCAAATATGCCCAAAActtggtcaaaagatttggtctTGACTCTGCTAAGGAAGCTAAAACACCTCTTTCCACAACGCTAAAactatcaaaagactccaactcaAAACCTGTTGAAGGCAAACTCTATCGAAGTATGATTGGCAGTCTACTGTACCTAACGGCAAGCAGACCTGATATAATGTTCAGTGTAGGTCTGTGTGCACGCTTCCAAGCAAATCCAAGGGAAGCACACTTGAATGCAGTTAAAAGAATAATCAAATATGTTAAGGGGACTGTGAATTATGGACTATGGTATTCGCGTGACTCAGGAACTGAACTACTTGGATACAACGATGCTGACTGGGCAGGAAATCTGGAGGACATAAAAAGTACATCAGGAGGGTGTTTTTTCTTAGGAAAAAACCTTGTCATGGTTCAGCAAGAAGCAAAACTCAATCTCATTATCTACGGCAGAAGCTGAATACATAGCTGCTGGGAGTTGCTGCACTCAACTCGTATGGATGAAACAGATGCTGAACGATTATGGACTAAAGTTCAGTAGTGCTGATCTTCACTACGACAACACCAGCGCTATCAATATTGCAAAAAACCCTGTCCAGCATTCCCGCACTAAGCATATAGATATCAGACATCATTTTATCAGGGATCTTGTGGAAAGTGGAGACATAAAAATGCACTACATACCAACAGACAAACAACTGGGAGACATATTTACAAAGACACTGGATCCGACCAGATTCAACATCCTAAAATCAGAACTCGGCATGTGTAATGGTCCATCGAACTAGTACAGTAAGTGGGACACTCTTTTTTCCTTATCATAGGTTATTtctctcaaactttttttttataattttctttttttttctttttttgcgcGCTATACTAATATCTGTTTTTGATAATCATATAATATCTGAGGAACAGTGTACCCGACTGACCAAACTGCTATAGCATTAATTACGGAGAAGACAACTGTCAAATCTGCATGACTCCCACTCTCCTCATGCCTCATCACATGACCCGAAAAAGCAGGTTATCATGGAGTCCTTCGACCTTTGAAAAACCAGTTGCAGTTAGAGGAAATCAAAGATCACGAAAATCTCTCAAAGCTACAAACCCCCTCGCAAATCTCACCCAAAATCAAAACTCTTGGAACGAAGCTCTATAATGGATCAAGATGAAACCCAATATTTTGATTTCTCCAGACTCACAAACAGATATCCCTCTGAAATTCAACATCAAGCATCACGAGAGATGGTTATGATAGTCAACAACAAGATGAAACCTCCAGGAGGAGAACCAATCTAGTCGTGGTACTCAAGAGCAGAGCAACTAGACTACCTGAAATGGTTCCTCAAACCAATTGCATTCGAGAAAGGAGAAACAGCTAAGGCCAAAGATCCTGAGGTTTATTCTAAAACATCctccttttcttcattttttttcttaataaatgaCTATACATGAACAACATAGTTTCtgcctttaatatttttttcagatATAATTGTTCTATCAGATATTGAGGATGATATTAACCCAGAAAATGTCACTGTAGATAAACCTTTGCCCTTAGTGTCTGTAAAACAAGAACCAATAGATGATGAACATGAAAAATTGCCTATTCCTGAGAAAAATCTACCCGTGCCTGATAATGTCAACCCAGAATCAGCTGTAGTATATGGTCCTCATCAACTTGAACCTCCTGCTTCCCTTTTCACGAAACTAAATTGTGTTTAACATCATGGATGAACACAGAAAATTAACCTCTCTCACAAATAGACTGTCTATTCCATTGAATATCCCACAAAGTACAAAACCCACACAAGATAAAACTCTATCCTTGCCATCACCACAAACCACACAAGCAGAAATCCCTGAACATCAAAATCCTGAAAATCCTCTCCCCATTCAGTCAGAAAAATCTCATACTGATGACACTAGGTCTGAACCTCAATCTGAACCAAATCCTGAAACAACACCTACCATCCCCATTGATGATTCTCCACTAGATTTTGAGTTTGAAACAGGAAATCCTCCAGAATTACCAGTTGCAGAACAAACTGATGAAGAAAACAATCTGCCTTTGTCTCAAGTGAAGAAGAACCAAGCAAAAgcaaaaggaaagaagaagattCAAGAAGAACATGTGGACAAAAATCCTGTGGCAAAAATTCAAGTCTTTCCCGCTCCTGTCACCAGGCGAAAAACCAGGTCATCCACAACACAACAGGAGAAGGAAACCCCCTCACCAACACGAAAAACCAAGAGAAAACAGCCAATTGCTGAACAACCTGCCCCTGTGGAAACCACTACTagtaagaagagaaagaagatcACCACTCAAACTCAGCAACCTGAAAGCCAGCCGGATGTCTCTGCCATAACACCCCTTGAAGTAATCACCCCTCAATTCCTATCTGATGAGTATGCTGCAAGGTGGGACTCaacaaacaaaaggaaaatcctGAGCGAAAGGTATCTTGATGTAGAAAAGTTCAAGTCTCAGTGCCAACTAATGCCAGTGTTTGAGAAGCTAAATCTTGTCAAGTCTGTAACAACTCAGACTAGCTATCCACCTATTGCCATCAAGGAATTTTATGCAAACCTTCTGAAGACTATCAAGGAGGCCGGCTCACATGTCTACGGACGTGTTTGGCTGAGAGGAAAGGAATACAATTTTGACACACGTACCATCAATCTGTATCTGGGCATAGATGCAAGTGACATTGAAGACCCTGTTATTGGTGCAAATATCATCACAAAAGTCATTACAGGAGGAACCTACAGCTACTGGCCTGCTGAAACCAACATGTTACCAGCAAAATCTCTCACAACAAAGTATGTTATTCTGCACAAACTAGCCATGACAAATTGGATGCCAAATGAACACCGAGGAGGCTTAAACTTTCTTATGGCCACCCTGATCTACAAGATAGGCAAAGGTATTCCTGTTGATTTAGGTGACATTATCTTCAAACATGTGGCATCCTTCATAAAACCAGAGTCTAAGGAGAGCAAGGTAAAGCTGCCTTTCCCCTGCACAATTTATGGAGTTCTGCGCTCACAAGGTTTCAAACCAGAACCAAATGAACCTATGGAAGCACCACAAGTCAGAACAATTGATGCCAGACTGAAACAAGGAAGTCATGTGCTTGATATCTTTCTAGAACATGCAAGTAGCTCAGCCCCAGCTCTGAACCTTGATGTACCATTTACCAGCAAACTCACAGCACAGCACCTCGACAAAAGCATCAGAGATCTTAACACAATCATCCAGATACTTGTTGAAAAGAGAGCAATTGAGATGCAATTGAGAGAACAATTGAGATTGAGAGACCAAGAGATGACTGCTGCTGTTGCTGAAACACCCATTGATCCATCTACTACACCTGAAGCTGATTCCACCGCACCTGAAGCTGCTTCCACTGCACCTGAAGCTGAATCCACTACAGACAGCCAGAACGATGAGTCCTCAGAATCTGAATGATTCTGTTCTAAAACCTGGGTTGCCTTTTCTACTTGGTCCTGCTATGGAATCTTGTGGCTACAGATTCACAAGTTCTTGGCAATAGGGGGAGTAGGAACAACCTTCTAAACATTGGTTACTACTGGTTACTGGTTACTTTTtttggatgaagaagatgattggTTACAAGCTAGTTAGGTACTAGTCTTGATGAAAGACCCTTCTGTTGAAATGGACTATTTGTAATAGGGTCTCATGTTAGTTTTcattgtattttgtttgatgATATAATCATCTTCGTACTTTTTTTGGATGTTTAATTCAGTTTCTGTTGGGACTTTTGTCTTAAATAAACGTTGTTTTTTACTATCTCTGATATTTTAGGAAGATTGTTGTAAATTGCCAAGAAACTTGttacaaagggggagattgttaataaaattgctaagaagaaaaatacttgtaaaaactccctaagttgtaacaagtccttgtgacaatttgttagttcagcagatagttcaaaaaaCAAAGTGTCTTATGATGTATTAGGTTTCTTATAGTTCAGCAGAAGGATCAGAAGGCTTTATGGACAACTTGCTGAACAAAACACTGGACCAAGACAAGGAAGACAAGAAGAGGATTCAGAGTTAGTTACGAAGACTTCAGATTTAACCGAATCtgggcaacatatatatatgaggaaGACTTCCAGTGATTGGACTAACggaagaaaatacaaaagatcTGAATGGAAAAGCTTCCTTAGATGTGATAACAAGATATCTTGACAAAgtttacctttgattcaagatgcaTCTTCTTCATGAAGTATTGGGCAAGCAGTCACTCTGAAAGCCAGTTGCGCTATGATTGAGGGGgggcctcaattcaagaagatcgggagatcaagtattcctcaactcttcaaggctgaactctagaatggtgatgatgaagatttctaGAGTTGTCGTGTGATTCTCTACTGTAAATTGGTGATACATTTCCAgattgatcaatgaagagttgggcaatcagagtgatgtccccccagatgtaggaattgagattccgaactgggttaccaattcTTAGTGTTCTTATTGCTTTGTTAGTTTCTTGCACATTATCTGCATAATACTCCTTGTTCTATTCTTTGCACTAGATCAGTAAATAGTTTAAAAGGTCATCTAACAAATCtagtaattggatttaatagttgGAAGACTCTTTTAGCATCTTAGACCAAGAACACGGTAGTCTAAGTTTTTCAATATGCGGtagcattttcataattatcacacactttactatgcaaacttaaatagtaaaatttacaattctcataatttttcaaatttccgcatttagtattaacatattgcacatttagtattaaaagattgcacttgcaaatATGCGAACGTGCATTGCACTTAGGGTTTAGGTTCACATTTTACTGCTTAAGTCTAACAtttatagtttaaatttaaaatttagctttttcattgattttttaacatttatccaagttttcatatttagttgttactaattgcatatttaagtgttcaagtttagAAAGTAAAGTTGacgataattacgaaaatgttaccatatatatttttaaaatctaatttTATATGTCTAATTTTTACAGATGTAAATAGGATGTCAATTCAACCCGACCTCAATGGAAAAATCCAATCCCCACCCCGACGCGGGCACGGACGAGGAATAGGGGCGGGGATGGGAAAGCTTCTGTTaggaatatagtgtaattgttttgatgaaccaaatatgtattttagacCCCCAATTTAATTTTGAGTCTAGCAACATTTTATGTCCAAAGTCAAAGCCTAATTTTGAGTCTAGCAACATTTTATGTCCAAAGTCAAAGCCTAGTCAAAATTAGCAACAACGGTTTGAACCAAAGTCAAAGCCTAGTCAAAATTAGCAACAACGGTTTGAAATTTACAATAAGCCTAGTCAAAATTAGCAACAACGGTTTGAAATTTACAAtagagtataaaattattttatacttgtaagtcgtttgcttccactaaataaaaataaaagaagtggaaaaatgatcgAGCACCGGAGTTATCTTCGACGctaaggtcacgagttcaagaCTCGGATTAATtcttttggaagaattaatttatcaaggaagaggatgactaccacaagtcaaaattgaagaagtcaaaattgaatgagttctctcacaaatcaattttaaggaagAGGTTGACAGCTCAATCAGGATGACCTCGatcaggatgacctcaatcAATTGAAATCAGAACAAGTCTCGAATCAATTTGATTAGGATGACATTGACTTCGAGAGGAtgacattgaagaggatgaggttgacattgcaaaattgaagaggatgacTTTCAAATTGAGAAGAGGACGACTTCAATCAATTAATCGAGAAGAGGCTGACTTTccagaaatagaaagaaaatcaggatgaggatgacctcaattccaAATTAGGATGAGGACGACTTCCAAATTAGGAAAcaggatgacctcaatccaatttaggatgaggatgacttccgAATCTGGAAAGAAAATGAAGGCACCAGCGAGAAGAAATtcaaaggaggtaaatcaaatactttatacTTGGAGCTGATTTAACTCATGAAAAAGTCAATGATTTTTTCGGTGGAAATTATTTatagctcaagcaagagtcatggagtgaattattgaaaagaagtgtttgatttgtcaaaatcaaaagtgaacaagtcaaatgttcacactaccagaaggtgcaagaagtcaaaattggaggctacactactacagaaaaaggTTACTACGTCGCCTAATTAACGTCGGTTTTTGACAAACCGACGTCATATgtgaataaaataaagcaaaaataatatatatattatttatgacgTCGGTTCTTGGCAATAACCGacgtcataaatattttttttaaaataagacatacgacgtcggttctgggcagaaccgacgtcgtatgttataaataatttatttaaaaaaaattaaagacatacggcgtcggttctGCTCCTAGAACCAACGCCGTacgttataaataatttattaacggCGTCGGTTCTACCAAGAACCGATGCCGTATGTTtaactcaaaatttaaaaaaaaaaaaaaaaaaaaaaaaaaaaaaaaaacctatagcAGCAGCGGCCTTCACGCAGCAACCTTCTTTATTTAATTCACAGATCTCTCCTTCTTTACGTAAAGCAGCAGCGGCAAATCACAATCTCTCTCCTTCTCCATTCTTTACGTACgtaattcacaaatcacaagtTTTACTTTCCTTCACGCACATATCTCTCATCCCTTCACATACGCACAGCCTTAGCTTCTTCATCTCTTTAAACTTCACGTACGCACAACAGCCTTCTTCATCCCTTCTTCGTTCTCACATACGCAACGTTGAGTAGCGAGCGACGACGTGAGCATCGGGCCTGAGTAGAGCGGGGACGACGACAGCGTGACCTCCTCCAGACCATCCGGCGTGAGTGCTTAAATACATACAAAATCATATAAATTAGGTGGAATGATAGTGAAAGTTTGGCAAAAAGTTTTAGCTATAAATCAGTAGTGGTTTGTTCAAAATATGAGTTTCAATATGCTGATGTTGTTTCACAAACTTCTGGGCAGTGCAATGAGTTCAGAAAGCATAAATGAACTCCTCTCCGGTCGTCTCCTTCAGGTAcgtacataataataattattattattattattattattattattaccttcATTACTCatggttagtttttttttttttgggtttaagtATTATTTCAATTTGTGAATTGTTGTAGCTTGAAAATAATAGTTTCAATTATTTGgaattattttttctaaatttttgtgaatcgttttaaatattttcaaatgatttcgaattatttgtttataatatgtggtattttttgtaaaattattttgtattagaaattaagatgaactttaattttaggattaatattgaattatatttcgttttttttttaaatttaataaatagaaACGAcatcggttttttaaaaaaaccgacgtcgtttctttatttttatttttttttaaaatgaaacgacgtcggttattttataaccgacgtcgtatcatttatttacaacgtcggaaaataaccgacgttgtatgtccaaaaaaaccgacgttaaaagtgttttctgtagtagtgctACAAGTTACAAAGCCCATATTTGTCAGATTGTTAGAAGACTTTTGAAGGGATAAGcaagcaaaattcaaattcatctgacagagCCTACCAAGGACATTTAATATTGCAGATCAAGCTAGAAGGGCTATcaaatcaagtgaacgttcaagtttgaattttcacaacGGGCATATAACttttttcaagttataaaaggagacagacttgaagatgaagataagaACCTGTGTATGAACTTGCATGAACCAGTAAGGAAAAATACGAAGTATTGCAAAACACAAGAATAGCAAGTTCTTGAGCTAAAAACGTGAAAATACAAGtctgagaagagagaagaaaaatattttctttgtgaaaCCCATTTCTACTAAGTGTAGAaaattgagtgtagctttgtgcgagacactcgggagtgtagctttgtgcgagacactcggaggACTAAGTGTacctttgtgcgagacacttggttgtaggagcgtagctgggtgcgagacgctcgggaacgtagctttgtgcgagacgttcaagttggagtgtagctttgtgcaaaacactcggagaagtgcttgtgtagcacttggagtttcactattgtatctgggttattaaagatagtggaaaccttccttggagtttaaaggaagaagtggagtaggagaattactcCATCtccaaaccactataaatctctctgtctctttactttacttgcagtagctttactttttgcaaactgatctgagctaacccatttactattcatttcatatttatcttatcatctgggtttgtgtgaaaGCACTTTTGCATGCAAGATGTTCTTATCCTGACATATCATTTATCTTGCTATCTTTGTTTCACAACCATTTTTCATACGTGTAATTTATATTACACATCTGGGTTTGCATGATCCCACGTATGCATGTGCACCAAACTTCATAcacttattatttgatatattctaAGTGTTTCTAACGTATTGCATGCAGATTATCTCTTCATATTTACGCtgattattttatagcactttaccgtatcgttatttccgctgtgcaattcaagttgaatttattcacttgaattatttctgttaaagtgttataatattttgaattgttttaaaagtctattcaacccccccccccccNTGAGTAGCGAGCGACGACGTGAGCATCGGGCCTGAGTAGAGCGGGGACGACGACAGCGTGACCTCCTCCAGACCATCCGGCGTGAGTGCTTAAATACATACAAAATCATATAAATTAGGTGGAATGATAGTGAAAGTTTGGCAAAAAGTTTTAGCTATAAATCAGTAGTGGTTTGTTCAAAATATGAGTTTCAATATGCTGATGTTGTTTCACAAACTTCTGGGCAGTGCAATGAGTTCAGAAAGCATAAATGAACTCCTCTCCGGTCGTCTCCTTCAGGTAcgtacataataataattattattattattattattattattattaccttcATTACTCatg
It includes:
- the LOC116033202 gene encoding uncharacterized protein LOC116033202, giving the protein MDEHRKLTSLTNRLSIPLNIPQSTKPTQDKTLSLPSPQTTQAEIPEHQNPENPLPIQSEKSHTDDTRSEPQSEPNPETTPTIPIDDSPLDFEFETGNPPELPVAEQTDEENNLPLSQVKKNQAKAKGKKKIQEEHVDKNPVAKIQVFPAPVTRRKTRSSTTQQEKETPSPTRKTKRKQPIAEQPAPVETTTSKKRKKITTQTQQPESQPDVSAITPLEVITPQFLSDEYAARWDSTNKRKILSERYLDVEKFKSQCQLMPVFEKLNLVKSVTTQTSYPPIAIKEFYANLLKTIKEAGSHVYGRVWLRGKEYNFDTRTINLYLGIDASDIEDPVIGANIITKVITGGTYSYWPAETNMLPAKSLTTKYVILHKLAMTNWMPNEHRGGLNFLMATLIYKIGKGIPVDLGDIIFKHVASFIKPESKESKVKLPFPCTIYGVLRSQGFKPEPNEPMEAPQVRTIDARLKQGSHVLDIFLEHASSSAPALNLDVPFTSKLTAQHLDKSIRDLNTIIQILVEKRAIEMQLREQLRLRDQEMTAAVAETPIDPSTTPEADSTAPEAASTAPEAESTTDSQNDESSESE